The DNA window CATTGATCTTACTGGCACGCCCGACAGGATTCGAACCTGTGACCTGCGGATTAGAAGTCCGCTGCTCTATCCAACTGAGCTACGGGCGCTTGAGTTTCCTTTTAGAACCGAACCGACTAATTTTCAAGTCGAAAAACGTGAGTGTTGATTGGATCGGGAACCGTTGTCGGAGCGGACAGACGATTATGTGTTTTCTACAGGTTTTTCGTTTGCCCAAACGCATCGAAGGGCAGGGGGTCTGTCTGGCGGCACGGCCCAGGCCTCTGTGGCGACTCCTGCTGACGCCGCTCTCCCAGGGCCGTTTCACGCTGGAATTCGTGATCCGGCTTCAAGGTGGCGAACGGGTGGGACAGGTGGAAGTGCGGATGGACACGCAGGGTTTGAAACAGGCGGAAATCGGCATGGAGGTGGATCCTGCACATCGAAGCCAAGGCTTGGGGAGGCGGGCTCTTCAACTCATTGAATCGTATCTTGCGGATACTTTGGGTGTGGAAACGGCCACGGTTCGTGTCCGGGAGGACAATTCTCCCAGCCGGGCCTTTGCTGAACAGGCCGGTTACAGGATGGCCGAGCACGATCCGAACGGCATGATCCATTTCAAGAAACGCATTGGAAACAGTACGTGAACAACCTTGAACTGATGGGTTTCGCTGTGCTCAACTCATCCTATGGGAGCTGGGCTTCACCGCGGGGGAAAACTTTCGAGAAAGTTTTCCCCCGCGCCCCTTTTCAAAGCTCTTCGCGCAGGCCTCGCAGCCGTCGGCGGAGAGGCTGGGGGGGAACGGATTGCCGAAGTATAGAATTCGGCACGTGAAACGTCCTACGGAGTGC is part of the Deltaproteobacteria bacterium genome and encodes:
- a CDS encoding GNAT family N-acetyltransferase — translated: MCFLQVFRLPKRIEGQGVCLAARPRPLWRLLLTPLSQGRFTLEFVIRLQGGERVGQVEVRMDTQGLKQAEIGMEVDPAHRSQGLGRRALQLIESYLADTLGVETATVRVREDNSPSRAFAEQAGYRMAEHDPNGMIHFKKRIGNST